A window of the Halobacterium hubeiense genome harbors these coding sequences:
- a CDS encoding cobalamin B12-binding domain-containing protein, translated as MSHESQRNIRCLVAKVGLDGHDRGAHVITRAFRDAGFEVIYSGLHKAPEEIVQATVQEDVDVLGISILSGAHNTLVPKIVEGLQEYDAFEDTLIIVGGIVPDEDREGLKEAGVDAIFGPGTPMEETIEFIRENVTRRD; from the coding sequence ATGAGCCACGAATCCCAGCGGAACATCCGGTGTCTGGTGGCCAAAGTCGGACTCGACGGCCACGACCGGGGCGCCCACGTCATCACACGGGCGTTCCGGGACGCCGGCTTCGAGGTTATCTACTCCGGGCTCCACAAGGCCCCCGAGGAAATCGTGCAGGCGACGGTGCAGGAGGACGTCGACGTGCTCGGCATCTCCATTCTCTCCGGCGCGCACAACACGCTCGTCCCGAAAATCGTCGAGGGCCTGCAAGAGTACGACGCCTTCGAGGACACGCTCATCATCGTCGGCGGCATCGTCCCCGACGAGGACCGCGAGGGGCTGAAGGAGGCGGGCGTGGACGCCATCTTCGGGCCGGGGACGCCGATGGAGGAGACCATCGAGTTCATCCGGGAGAACGTGACGCGGCGTGACTGA